Genomic DNA from Paenibacillus donghaensis:
TAAAAATTCGTTACAATGTGTTATACAAGAAGAAAATAACTTTAAAATATAGGAAGGTGAATTGGTTGTCCCAAGAAACTCCAAGTTACGGCGGCCAAGCCGTCATTGAAGGCGTTATGTTCGGCGGCAAGCACATCAACGTAACAGCCGTACGGCGGAAGAATCAGGAAATCACATTTTTGGAGGTGCCGAGAAGCGACAAGAGCTTGGTCAAGAAGCTGCGCAAGATTCCGCTGCTTCGCGGTATTGTCAGTATTATAGATTCAAGCGCCAAAGGCTCCAAGCATCTGAACTATTCTCTAGAATCCTTTACCGAGGATGAGACTGAGCCAGAGGAACGCGCGAAACAGTTGGAGAAAGAACAGAAGAAAGACGAGGGCTGGAGCCTTGGCATGATTTTTGGCGTGGCTGTCATGGGGATTCTTTCGTTTCTGGCTGGCAAGGTCATTTTTACGCTGGTGCCCGTATTTGTAGAAGATTTCTTATTCGGCCGAGCATTCGATAACTATATCCTGCACAACCTGGTTGAGGGCGGCATCAAGCTGCTGCTGCTCTTGGTCTATCTGTGGGGAATTTCCCAGACACCGGTGATCAAACGTCTGTTCCAGTATCATGGCGCAGAACATAAGGTCATCAGTGCCTTCGAAGCCGGTGAAGAGTTGACTCCAGCCAATGTGCAGAAGTACAGCCGTCTGCATTACCGCTGCGGCAGCAGCTTCATGATGCTGACCATCGTGCTGGGTGTCATTATTTACTCCTTGGTCCCTTGGGATAACCTGTATGAGCGGGTATTGCAGCGGATCGTATTGATTCCGTTCGTGATCGGGATTTCATTCGAGGTGCTGAAGGGAACCAATGCCGTTAAGGATATTCCCGGTCTGAAGTATCTTGGCTATCCCGGCCTGTGGCTGCAGCTGCTGACCACCAAGGAACCCAATGATGCACAGGTCGAAGTATCCATCGCCTCATTTAACCGGATGCGCGAGCTGGATGCTGCAATTGAAGCCGGAAATTATACGGAGGCAACTGTGTCTGGCAGCATATTAGATCCTGCGAAAGGATGAGTGGTCTATGATCAAACATACCTCAATATTCGGGATTTCGTTATTGCTTGCTTTAGTGGGAATAATCAATGCGTTCACATCCGGAGATTATAGCGTGTTCGCTGGTTTGCTGTTTCCGCTGTTATTGATCTTAGTACTCTTTTATGTTTATAAAATTGCCCCGGGACGTACGGCTTCCGGCCGCGGCGGGGTCTCCCGCTCCAAGGTGAAAGTGAAGCCTTCCCAGAAGACGCTGGCCAAGGTAGCCGGGACCCGCAAGACCCCGTCAGTATCAGGCAAGCGCAAGAGCTATCCCTTCCAGGTGATCGAAGGCAGCAAAGGCAAAAATGACGACCAGCAGCCCAAATTTCATTAATCCCGTAAGAAGAAACGGCTTCGCCGTCCTCTGAAAGAGGCGGCATCCGTTTCTGCGAAAAATAGAAGGATAAATAATAGTGTAGAACATATAATTTCTTATATTTGCACAAAAAACAAGCATCTTCGCAGCTTCTGCGGGATGCTTGTTTTTTTGTCTATACCGGCCCGCTGTAGATTAACGCGGACGCCAGTCGCGGAAGAAATCAGTGCCCGCCTTCATGCCGGAGGCGAACAGATCGTCGCTCTGTGCAGGTGTGATCTCGAACTGGGTGGTGGAGATGCCCAGCGCCGGAACT
This window encodes:
- a CDS encoding DUF1385 domain-containing protein → MFGGKHINVTAVRRKNQEITFLEVPRSDKSLVKKLRKIPLLRGIVSIIDSSAKGSKHLNYSLESFTEDETEPEERAKQLEKEQKKDEGWSLGMIFGVAVMGILSFLAGKVIFTLVPVFVEDFLFGRAFDNYILHNLVEGGIKLLLLLVYLWGISQTPVIKRLFQYHGAEHKVISAFEAGEELTPANVQKYSRLHYRCGSSFMMLTIVLGVIIYSLVPWDNLYERVLQRIVLIPFVIGISFEVLKGTNAVKDIPGLKYLGYPGLWLQLLTTKEPNDAQVEVSIASFNRMRELDAAIEAGNYTEATVSGSILDPAKG